The following are from one region of the Tenacibaculum dicentrarchi genome:
- the rpmA gene encoding 50S ribosomal protein L27, whose translation MAHKKGVGSSKNGRESESKRLGVKIFGGQAAIAGNIIVRQRGTTHNPGKNVYMGKDHTLHAKVDGVVAFRKKRNDRSYVSIVPFEA comes from the coding sequence ATGGCTCATAAAAAAGGTGTCGGTAGTTCGAAGAATGGTAGAGAATCAGAATCGAAACGATTAGGAGTAAAGATTTTTGGAGGACAAGCTGCTATTGCAGGTAATATTATTGTTCGTCAAAGAGGTACAACGCACAATCCAGGTAAAAATGTTTACATGGGGAAAGATCATACTTTACACGCTAAAGTTGATGGTGTTGTTGCTTTTAGAAAGAAAAGAAATGACAGATCTTACGTTTCTATAGTTCCTTTCGAGGCTTAA
- a CDS encoding DMT family transporter, which translates to MNSKQVKWLYLIVLALVWGSSFILMKKALIGVTPIQLGALRILITAIFLLLIGFKSLKKIQKKHQIYILYTAFLGTFFPVFMYAFAVKGIDSAITAILSSLTPFNTFILGALIFGFAFNKKQFIGILVGLIGTLILILKGAELNPNQNYWYAILVVFSSIGYAFNVNIIKKYLSDLDALAITTGNFLVLIIPASLVLFFSDFFTLFELNDQMTTTFGYITILAILGTGIAKILYNKMVHLTTPIFASSVTYLIPIVAVAWGLADDEKLSLVQLLAGGIILFGVWLVNKAK; encoded by the coding sequence ATGAATAGTAAACAAGTTAAATGGTTGTATTTAATAGTGCTTGCACTTGTTTGGGGAAGCTCTTTTATATTGATGAAAAAAGCATTAATTGGGGTAACTCCAATACAATTAGGAGCTTTAAGGATTTTAATTACTGCTATTTTTTTATTACTGATAGGTTTTAAAAGTCTTAAAAAAATTCAAAAAAAACATCAAATTTATATTTTATACACTGCTTTTTTAGGAACTTTTTTTCCTGTTTTTATGTATGCTTTTGCAGTAAAAGGTATCGACAGTGCTATTACTGCTATTTTGAGTTCGCTAACACCTTTTAATACGTTTATTTTAGGAGCTTTAATTTTTGGATTTGCCTTTAATAAAAAACAATTTATAGGTATTTTAGTCGGTTTAATAGGAACACTTATTCTAATTTTAAAAGGTGCAGAACTGAATCCTAATCAAAATTATTGGTATGCTATTTTGGTTGTTTTTTCATCTATCGGATATGCTTTTAACGTAAATATAATCAAAAAGTATTTATCAGATTTAGACGCCTTGGCAATAACAACAGGTAATTTTTTAGTATTGATTATTCCTGCATCTTTAGTGTTATTTTTTTCTGATTTTTTTACATTATTTGAATTAAACGATCAAATGACTACGACATTTGGGTATATAACTATTTTAGCTATTTTGGGAACAGGAATTGCAAAAATATTGTATAATAAAATGGTACATTTAACGACTCCTATTTTTGCATCATCAGTAACTTATTTAATCCCGATTGTTGCTGTTGCCTGGGGTTTAGCTGATGATGAAAAATTAAGTTTAGTTCAATTATTAGCTGGTGGAATTATTTTATTTGGTGTTTGGTTGGTAAATAAGGCGAAATAA
- a CDS encoding COX15/CtaA family protein — MKKHFPLLVKIALISVYIIFLAGSVVRMTGSGMGCPDWPKCFGYYIPPTSEAQITWHPNTQYKKGMIIVKNEVLFVAEKNLKTSEEFDTSNWVKYTKHSYAKFNKLHTWTEYINRLSSALAGIPFLFLIFVSLSFWKTNKKITLLSFGAFSLMLFEAWLGKTVVDSNLKPTIITIHMVAGLVIVALLLWLLFIVSDRKKTTYKYNSLFNKLLLFSVVFSLIQIAMGTQVRQFIDEQVKLFGFDNKQYSLLNPSFKFYFHRSFTIAIVLVNLGMFYLNQLKDLGYKLVNWIVALIFLETITGILMYYAEFPLGTQAIHLLSGAILFGLQFYLLLQSRRVINQ; from the coding sequence ATGAAAAAACACTTTCCTCTCTTAGTAAAAATAGCATTAATTTCTGTATATATTATATTTTTAGCGGGTTCAGTAGTTCGTATGACAGGCTCAGGAATGGGCTGCCCTGATTGGCCAAAATGCTTTGGTTATTACATCCCTCCTACTTCGGAAGCTCAAATTACTTGGCATCCGAATACACAATATAAAAAAGGGATGATTATTGTTAAAAATGAAGTACTTTTTGTTGCTGAAAAAAATTTAAAAACATCCGAAGAATTTGATACTAGTAATTGGGTAAAATATACAAAACACAGTTACGCAAAGTTTAATAAATTACATACTTGGACGGAATATATCAACCGATTATCGTCGGCATTAGCAGGAATTCCATTCTTGTTTTTAATTTTTGTTTCGCTTTCTTTTTGGAAAACAAACAAAAAAATTACACTTTTATCTTTTGGAGCTTTTTCTTTAATGCTTTTTGAAGCTTGGCTAGGTAAAACCGTAGTAGATTCTAATTTAAAACCCACTATTATTACCATTCATATGGTAGCTGGTTTGGTTATTGTTGCCTTATTATTATGGCTTTTATTTATCGTTTCTGACCGTAAAAAAACAACTTATAAATACAATTCATTATTTAATAAATTACTACTTTTTTCGGTAGTATTTTCATTGATTCAAATAGCCATGGGAACTCAGGTTCGTCAGTTTATTGATGAGCAAGTAAAGCTTTTTGGTTTTGATAACAAACAATATAGTTTACTAAATCCTAGTTTTAAATTTTATTTTCATCGTTCGTTTACCATTGCTATTGTATTGGTTAACTTAGGAATGTTTTACTTAAATCAACTCAAAGATTTAGGCTATAAATTAGTAAATTGGATTGTTGCTTTAATATTTTTAGAAACTATTACAGGTATTTTAATGTATTATGCCGAATTTCCGTTAGGAACACAAGCAATACATTTACTTTCGGGAGCTATTTTATTTGGATTACAGTTTTATTTATTGTTGCAATCTCGTCGTGTAATAAATCAATAA
- the gldE gene encoding gliding motility-associated protein GldE has translation MDTEPNSLFLAISNIDLLTIINCLVLLSLLISSALVSGAEVAFFSISPTQLSELSTTSKQKSNVVLLLEKPKKLLATILITNNFINILIVLIFASLGEVFFSELSEGVKFLVEVVFVTFLILLFGEVLPKVYATRKSLLFASFMAKPIQFLNIILTPLSTPLIKLTSIVENKLGNKNHNFSVERLSEALELTASGATTKDEQKILEGIVNFGNTETVQIMKPRTDVCAIDNNTSYEEVLKMILKNGYSRNPVYNENIDTIIGVLYAKDLLAYLNEKTFEWQNLIRAPFFVPENKKLDDLLAEFKEKKMHLAIVVDEYGGTSGIVTLEDVIEEIVGDINDEFDDDDLTYSKIDDHNYIFEGKITIKDFCRVLDDDDEKFETLKGESETLAGFILEISGKFPKKGEKINFTNYTFTIEALDKKRIKQIKTTRNA, from the coding sequence TTGGACACAGAACCCAACTCCTTGTTTTTGGCTATATCAAACATTGATTTGTTAACAATAATAAACTGTTTAGTATTATTATCTTTATTAATATCTTCAGCATTAGTTTCAGGAGCAGAAGTTGCTTTTTTTTCAATTTCACCAACCCAATTAAGTGAACTTTCAACAACATCAAAACAAAAAAGTAATGTTGTACTACTTCTTGAAAAACCAAAAAAACTATTAGCAACCATTTTAATAACTAATAATTTTATCAATATTTTAATCGTATTGATATTCGCTTCCCTAGGAGAAGTGTTTTTTAGTGAACTCTCAGAAGGCGTAAAATTTTTAGTAGAAGTTGTTTTTGTTACTTTTTTAATTTTACTATTTGGCGAAGTATTGCCAAAAGTATATGCCACCAGAAAATCGCTTTTATTTGCTAGTTTTATGGCAAAACCAATTCAGTTTTTAAATATTATTTTAACTCCATTAAGCACACCATTAATAAAATTAACCAGTATTGTTGAAAATAAATTAGGTAATAAAAATCATAATTTTTCGGTAGAACGTTTATCTGAAGCCCTAGAGTTAACTGCTAGCGGAGCCACCACCAAAGACGAACAAAAAATTTTAGAAGGTATTGTAAATTTTGGAAATACCGAAACCGTACAAATAATGAAACCCCGCACTGATGTTTGTGCTATTGACAATAATACCTCTTACGAAGAGGTTTTAAAAATGATTTTAAAAAATGGATATTCTAGAAATCCTGTTTATAATGAAAATATTGATACGATTATTGGCGTTTTATATGCCAAAGATTTATTGGCATATTTGAATGAAAAAACCTTTGAGTGGCAAAATTTGATAAGAGCTCCTTTTTTTGTACCAGAAAACAAAAAATTAGATGATTTATTAGCCGAGTTTAAAGAAAAAAAAATGCACCTAGCCATCGTTGTTGATGAATATGGCGGTACTAGCGGAATAGTAACTCTAGAAGATGTTATTGAAGAAATAGTTGGCGATATAAACGACGAATTTGACGATGACGATTTAACCTATTCAAAGATCGATGATCACAATTATATTTTTGAAGGAAAAATAACAATAAAAGACTTCTGCCGTGTTTTAGATGATGACGATGAAAAATTTGAAACCTTAAAAGGAGAAAGCGAAACCCTAGCAGGTTTTATTTTAGAAATATCAGGGAAATTTCCTAAAAAAGGCGAAAAAATAAATTTCACGAACTATACATTTACCATTGAAGCCTTAGATAAAAAACGTATAAAACAAATAAAAACAACCCGAAATGCGTAA
- the mutY gene encoding A/G-specific adenine glycosylase, with protein sequence MITSKLIYWYLKNKRDLPWRKTKDPYLVWLSEIMLQQTRVAQGLPYFISFTTNFETVFDLAKADQTTVLKLWQGLGYYSRARNLHFTAKQVANDFNGVFPNTYKELLKLKGIGDYTASAIASVCYDEPVAVVDGNVYRVLARYFGIKTAINSSKGIKEFKELAQTLIDVSQPGMYNQAIMDFGALQCKPQNPLCDSCPLSESCVALDKKLIKELPVKEKKIKVKKRYFNYLVVVTDDNKTNIEQRIGKGIWQGLYQFPLIETTTAINETQLIEQPEFAKLFPKETILTLFNQKDIVHKLSHQHLSTKFWIVKTTNTSEKTILWNDIKQYPVPVLIDNFLNEFLTKA encoded by the coding sequence ATGATTACTTCCAAACTTATATATTGGTATTTAAAAAATAAAAGAGATTTACCTTGGCGTAAAACTAAAGACCCCTATTTAGTTTGGTTAAGCGAAATAATGCTACAACAAACAAGAGTAGCCCAAGGATTGCCCTATTTTATAAGTTTTACAACAAACTTTGAAACTGTTTTCGATTTAGCTAAAGCAGATCAAACCACGGTACTTAAATTATGGCAAGGATTAGGCTACTATTCAAGAGCTAGAAACCTACATTTTACAGCAAAACAAGTGGCAAATGATTTTAATGGTGTTTTTCCGAATACTTATAAAGAACTCTTAAAATTAAAAGGAATTGGAGATTATACTGCATCGGCAATTGCATCGGTTTGTTATGACGAACCTGTGGCAGTTGTTGACGGAAACGTGTACCGAGTTTTAGCCCGTTATTTCGGTATAAAAACTGCTATTAATTCATCTAAAGGAATTAAAGAATTTAAAGAATTAGCACAAACATTAATTGATGTATCGCAACCAGGAATGTATAATCAAGCAATTATGGATTTTGGCGCTTTACAATGCAAACCTCAAAACCCATTATGCGACTCTTGTCCCTTATCAGAAAGTTGTGTGGCTTTAGATAAAAAACTAATTAAAGAACTTCCTGTAAAAGAGAAGAAAATAAAAGTTAAAAAGCGATATTTTAATTATTTAGTTGTTGTTACAGATGATAATAAAACTAATATCGAACAACGAATTGGTAAAGGGATTTGGCAAGGATTGTATCAATTTCCATTAATTGAAACAACAACAGCTATTAATGAAACACAATTAATTGAGCAGCCTGAATTTGCTAAGCTTTTTCCAAAAGAAACTATATTAACATTATTTAATCAAAAAGATATTGTTCATAAATTATCACATCAACATTTATCGACTAAATTTTGGATTGTAAAAACAACAAATACTTCCGAAAAAACTATTTTATGGAACGATATTAAGCAATACCCTGTGCCAGTGCTAATTGATAATTTTTTAAACGAATTTTTAACGAAGGCTTAG
- a CDS encoding M16 family metallopeptidase, giving the protein MKTKIVSLIAILAMSFATTAQIDRSVQPKPGPAPKVRLGKVKKFTLPNGLQVIMVENHKLPRASASLTIDNKAVFEGEKAGLSSVMGSLLGRGTANITKDEFNEKVDYLGAYVDFYSSGASASSLIKYFPQVLELMADGVKNSAFTKEEFDKEIAVTLDGLKSNEKSVTAIARRVESALIYGKKHPFGEFTTKKSIGNITLADVKNNFNTYYKPNNAYLVIVGDINTSKTKKMVTKLFSNWKKGNVPAVAFDKPKNVNKTEINFINMPNAVQSEIVVANNIDLKLGDKDYYAAILANTILGGGGTARLFLNLREDKGYTYGSYSSIRQSRDAATFRASASVRNIVTDSSVVEIQKEIRKIRTQKVSDEELKNAKAKYVGNFVMEVQKPVTAARYALNIARYNLPTDFYENYLENINSVTITDIQNAAVKYFKANNARIIITGKATDVLENLEKNKEYSIQYFDKEGNATAKPAMSLPIPKGITSTSVIDNYFKAIGGKDKIASVKTLKTTSEAKVQGMQLTLVKKSAAPNKTSTIVSMAGNVMQKEVFDGVNGYQEARGQKKQLKGKELEDAKNNAAPFADAAYKNGTLSRIEPINGKNAYVIIFHKKEIFYDVKSGLKVKEISVAKGPQGEVKVPLEFSDYKEVNGIKFPHLVIQSMGPMKMNFKLKEVKINEGVSNADFQ; this is encoded by the coding sequence ATGAAAACAAAAATAGTATCACTTATCGCAATTTTAGCAATGTCTTTTGCTACCACTGCACAAATAGATAGAAGCGTACAACCAAAACCAGGACCAGCTCCAAAAGTACGATTAGGTAAAGTGAAAAAATTTACACTACCTAATGGTTTACAGGTAATTATGGTTGAAAACCATAAATTACCAAGAGCATCTGCTAGCTTAACTATTGATAACAAAGCCGTTTTTGAAGGTGAAAAAGCAGGTTTATCAAGTGTTATGGGAAGTTTGTTAGGACGTGGAACAGCAAACATTACCAAAGATGAATTTAACGAAAAAGTAGATTATTTAGGTGCTTATGTTGACTTTTATAGCTCAGGTGCATCGGCAAGTTCATTAATTAAATACTTTCCTCAAGTATTAGAATTAATGGCTGATGGCGTTAAAAACTCAGCGTTTACTAAAGAAGAATTTGATAAAGAAATTGCCGTTACTTTAGACGGTTTAAAATCAAATGAAAAAAGTGTAACTGCTATAGCAAGAAGAGTTGAAAGTGCTTTAATCTATGGAAAAAAACATCCTTTCGGAGAGTTTACAACCAAAAAATCAATTGGTAATATTACCCTTGCTGATGTTAAAAATAACTTCAATACTTATTACAAACCAAACAACGCTTATTTAGTTATTGTTGGAGATATTAACACTTCAAAAACTAAAAAAATGGTTACTAAATTATTTAGTAATTGGAAAAAAGGAAACGTACCTGCTGTTGCTTTTGATAAACCAAAAAACGTAAACAAAACCGAAATTAACTTTATCAATATGCCTAATGCGGTACAATCGGAAATTGTAGTAGCAAATAATATCGATTTAAAATTAGGCGATAAAGATTACTACGCTGCAATATTAGCAAACACCATTCTTGGTGGTGGCGGAACTGCACGTTTATTTTTAAATTTACGTGAAGACAAAGGCTATACTTATGGTTCATATTCTAGTATTAGACAAAGTAGAGATGCTGCAACATTTAGGGCTAGCGCTAGTGTTCGTAACATTGTTACCGATAGTTCAGTCGTTGAAATTCAAAAAGAAATTCGCAAAATTAGAACACAAAAAGTATCTGATGAAGAATTGAAAAATGCCAAAGCAAAATATGTAGGTAATTTTGTAATGGAAGTTCAAAAACCTGTAACTGCTGCTCGTTATGCTTTAAATATTGCACGTTATAATTTACCTACTGATTTTTATGAAAACTACTTAGAAAACATCAATTCAGTAACAATAACAGATATTCAAAATGCTGCTGTAAAATATTTTAAAGCAAACAATGCTAGAATTATAATTACAGGAAAAGCAACAGATGTTTTAGAAAACTTAGAAAAAAATAAAGAATATAGCATTCAATATTTTGATAAAGAAGGAAATGCTACTGCAAAACCTGCAATGAGTTTACCTATTCCTAAAGGTATTACTTCTACTTCGGTAATTGACAACTATTTTAAAGCCATTGGTGGTAAAGATAAAATTGCAAGTGTAAAAACTTTAAAAACTACTTCAGAAGCTAAAGTTCAAGGAATGCAATTAACTTTAGTTAAAAAAAGTGCTGCACCTAACAAAACTTCAACAATTGTTTCAATGGCAGGAAATGTAATGCAAAAAGAAGTTTTTGATGGTGTAAATGGCTATCAAGAAGCTCGTGGACAAAAGAAACAATTAAAAGGTAAGGAACTTGAAGATGCAAAAAATAATGCAGCTCCTTTTGCTGATGCAGCCTATAAAAATGGTACTTTAAGCAGAATAGAACCTATTAACGGTAAAAATGCCTATGTAATTATCTTCCATAAAAAAGAAATTTTTTATGATGTAAAATCAGGCTTAAAAGTGAAAGAAATATCGGTAGCTAAAGGACCTCAAGGAGAGGTAAAAGTGCCTTTAGAATTCTCTGATTATAAAGAAGTAAACGGAATTAAATTTCCTCATTTAGTAATCCAATCAATGGGACCTATGAAAATGAACTTCAAATTAAAAGAAGTAAAAATTAACGAAGGTGTTTCTAATGCTGATTTTCAGTAA
- a CDS encoding cation transporter, with the protein MKFQKIVFALALVSFLVIGCKNEAKKDAKTETITQEQKKPRKIKELALHISGMTCEIGCAKKIASDLSKKEGVLRVNVIFKDSMATVKYDENNTNKADLITFIEAIGNGKMYKASETTKKTCKEGCEKACCDKSDAEKKTCASKCKKACDSKVKSDKKACAAACEKKCCTKMETEKKA; encoded by the coding sequence ATGAAATTTCAAAAAATAGTATTTGCACTTGCTTTAGTTAGTTTTTTAGTCATCGGATGTAAAAATGAGGCAAAAAAAGATGCAAAAACAGAAACCATAACTCAAGAACAAAAAAAACCTAGAAAAATAAAAGAACTAGCTTTACATATTTCTGGAATGACCTGTGAAATAGGTTGTGCTAAAAAAATAGCATCAGATTTATCTAAAAAAGAAGGGGTTTTAAGAGTAAATGTTATATTTAAAGATAGTATGGCTACTGTAAAATATGATGAAAATAACACTAATAAAGCCGATTTAATTACTTTTATCGAAGCTATTGGAAATGGAAAAATGTACAAAGCATCAGAAACAACTAAAAAAACTTGTAAAGAAGGATGTGAAAAAGCTTGTTGCGACAAAAGTGATGCTGAGAAAAAAACTTGTGCTTCAAAATGTAAAAAAGCATGTGATTCAAAAGTAAAAAGTGATAAAAAAGCATGTGCTGCTGCTTGTGAAAAAAAATGTTGCACTAAAATGGAAACTGAGAAAAAAGCCTAA
- a CDS encoding single-stranded DNA-binding protein has translation MAGTVNKVILIGHLGDKLKMHYFEGGNSVGRFPLATNENYTNRQTGEKISSIEWHNIVVRNKLAEICEKYLSKGDKVYCEGRIKTRQYEADGQKRYTTEIQVQEMTFLSTKKDLTVKAPVANKATENSTTVKGIYQNNTNL, from the coding sequence ATGGCAGGAACAGTAAATAAAGTTATTTTAATAGGTCATTTAGGTGATAAATTAAAAATGCATTATTTTGAAGGAGGAAATTCTGTTGGTCGATTTCCATTGGCAACCAATGAAAATTATACGAACCGTCAAACAGGGGAGAAAATAAGTAGTATTGAGTGGCATAATATTGTTGTGCGTAATAAATTAGCCGAAATTTGTGAAAAATATTTATCAAAAGGCGATAAAGTATATTGCGAAGGACGCATAAAAACCCGTCAGTACGAAGCAGATGGGCAAAAACGTTATACCACTGAAATTCAAGTACAAGAAATGACTTTTTTATCAACAAAAAAAGACCTTACTGTAAAAGCTCCTGTAGCTAATAAAGCTACAGAAAATAGCACTACAGTAAAAGGAATATATCAAAATAATACAAATTTATAA
- the rplU gene encoding 50S ribosomal protein L21 has translation MYAIVEIAGQQFKVAKDQKVFVHRLQDAEGSNVTFENVMLIADNGNVTIGAPAIKGAGVTAKVLRHLKGDKVIVFKKKRRKGYKKKNGHRQYLTEIQVESIVASGTSKAAPKAAKAAPKKAAKKASKADDLTKIEGAGPKAAQALVNAGIDTFAKVAKQDPATLSKILVEASSRLSHLVTTTWPKQAQLAADGEWDVLKVLQDKLDGGIEK, from the coding sequence ATGTACGCAATCGTAGAGATAGCAGGGCAGCAATTTAAAGTAGCAAAAGACCAAAAAGTATTCGTACACCGTTTACAAGACGCAGAAGGATCAAATGTAACATTTGAGAACGTTATGCTAATTGCAGACAATGGTAACGTAACTATTGGCGCCCCAGCTATAAAAGGTGCAGGAGTAACTGCAAAAGTATTACGTCACTTAAAAGGTGATAAGGTAATCGTTTTCAAGAAGAAAAGAAGAAAAGGTTACAAAAAGAAAAACGGACACAGACAGTATTTAACTGAAATTCAAGTTGAATCTATCGTTGCTTCTGGAACTTCTAAAGCTGCTCCAAAGGCTGCTAAAGCTGCACCAAAGAAAGCTGCAAAAAAAGCTTCTAAAGCTGATGATTTAACAAAGATTGAAGGTGCTGGACCTAAAGCTGCTCAAGCTTTAGTGAACGCAGGAATTGATACTTTTGCGAAAGTTGCAAAACAAGACCCAGCTACATTAAGTAAAATTTTAGTAGAAGCTAGTTCTCGTTTATCTCACTTAGTTACTACTACTTGGCCAAAACAAGCACAATTAGCTGCTGATGGTGAGTGGGATGTATTAAAAGTGTTACAAGACAAGTTAGACGGAGGAATTGAAAAATAA
- the gldD gene encoding gliding motility lipoprotein GldD, which translates to MRKILWLISALLLLNLTSCINENLPKPKAYLRLEYPNLGYQKLNKNTPYSFDVAKNASVKILKNNWLKIKYPALKASVDITYRPVKNNLRELFIESEKLVLEHTVKADHISWRDYANSDKKVYGKMCEISGNAASQLQFHVTDSTNHFLKGSLFFYSKPNYDSILPAVEYIKKDMIQMLETLEWED; encoded by the coding sequence ATGCGTAAAATTTTATGGCTAATATCAGCCTTATTATTATTAAATTTAACAAGTTGTATTAACGAAAATTTGCCTAAACCCAAAGCGTATTTAAGGTTAGAATATCCTAACTTAGGATATCAAAAATTAAACAAAAATACTCCATATAGTTTTGATGTAGCAAAAAACGCAAGCGTTAAAATTTTAAAAAATAATTGGTTAAAAATCAAATATCCAGCTTTAAAAGCATCTGTAGATATTACCTACCGACCTGTAAAAAATAACCTGAGAGAACTGTTTATTGAATCTGAAAAATTGGTTTTAGAACACACCGTAAAAGCAGACCATATTTCGTGGAGAGATTATGCTAATTCCGATAAAAAAGTATATGGAAAAATGTGTGAAATATCAGGAAATGCCGCATCACAACTACAATTTCATGTAACCGATAGCACGAATCATTTTTTAAAAGGTTCACTATTTTTTTATAGCAAACCTAATTACGATTCTATTTTACCTGCCGTTGAATACATCAAAAAAGACATGATTCAAATGCTAGAAACTTTAGAATGGGAAGACTAA
- a CDS encoding M16 family metallopeptidase has protein sequence MKKSMITLSMALLVGFYATAQKVEFKEYDLSNGMHVILHQDKSAPVVTTAVMYHVGAKDEQPNRTGMAHFFEHLLFEGTKNIKKGDWFKIVSSNGGKNNANTTDDRTYYYEVFPSNNLELGLWMESERLLHPVINQGGVDTQNEVVKEEKRLRVDNQPYGSFLENVKKNIFKKHAYKGTTIGKMKHLDDATLAEFLAFNKKFYVPNNATLVVAGDINIKKTKKLVEAYFGNIPRGAEVTRKFVKEAPITKQINAKAYDANIQIPAIVNAYRTPSMKTREARVLDMISTYLSDGKSSILYKKLVDTKKMALQVGAFSLSQEDYGTYVVYGLPLGKTSLTDLTKEIDEEIVKIQTNLISEKAYKKLQNKFENDFVNANASVEGVANSLARFNVLYGDTNLINTEIDIFRSITREEIRAAAKKYLNPNQRLVLEYLPKKK, from the coding sequence ATGAAAAAAAGTATGATAACTCTTTCAATGGCTTTACTTGTTGGCTTCTATGCTACTGCTCAAAAAGTCGAATTTAAAGAGTACGATTTAAGCAACGGAATGCACGTAATTTTGCATCAAGACAAGTCTGCTCCTGTAGTAACAACAGCAGTAATGTATCATGTTGGCGCTAAAGATGAACAGCCAAACAGAACAGGAATGGCACATTTTTTCGAACACTTATTATTTGAAGGAACAAAAAACATTAAAAAAGGAGACTGGTTTAAAATTGTTTCATCTAATGGAGGAAAAAACAACGCCAATACCACCGATGATAGAACTTATTATTACGAAGTATTTCCTTCAAACAACCTAGAATTAGGTTTATGGATGGAGTCGGAACGTTTATTACACCCTGTAATTAATCAAGGTGGTGTCGATACTCAGAACGAAGTTGTAAAAGAAGAAAAAAGATTACGTGTTGACAATCAACCGTATGGAAGCTTCTTAGAAAATGTTAAAAAGAATATTTTTAAAAAGCATGCTTATAAAGGAACTACTATCGGAAAAATGAAGCATTTAGACGACGCTACTTTAGCGGAGTTTTTAGCCTTTAATAAAAAATTCTACGTTCCTAATAATGCTACTTTAGTTGTTGCTGGTGATATCAATATCAAAAAAACTAAAAAATTGGTAGAAGCTTATTTTGGAAACATACCTAGAGGTGCCGAAGTAACAAGGAAATTTGTAAAAGAAGCCCCAATTACCAAACAAATAAATGCCAAGGCGTATGATGCAAATATTCAAATTCCTGCAATTGTAAATGCCTACAGAACTCCTTCTATGAAAACTAGAGAAGCGAGAGTTTTAGACATGATTTCAACCTATTTAAGCGATGGAAAAAGCTCTATTTTATATAAAAAATTAGTCGATACTAAAAAAATGGCATTACAAGTAGGTGCTTTTAGTCTTAGCCAAGAAGATTACGGAACTTACGTGGTGTATGGGCTTCCTTTAGGAAAAACTTCTTTAACTGATTTAACCAAAGAAATTGATGAAGAAATTGTAAAAATACAAACCAATTTAATTTCAGAAAAAGCCTATAAAAAATTACAAAATAAATTTGAAAATGATTTTGTAAATGCTAACGCAAGTGTTGAAGGTGTTGCAAATTCTTTAGCTCGTTTTAACGTATTATATGGCGATACCAATTTAATAAATACCGAAATTGATATTTTTCGTTCTATTACTCGTGAAGAAATTAGAGCTGCTGCAAAAAAGTACCTAAACCCAAATCAACGATTAGTTTTAGAATATTTACCAAAAAAGAAATAA